The Candidatus Mycolicibacterium alkanivorans genome contains a region encoding:
- the trpB gene encoding tryptophan synthase subunit beta: protein MADTSTPNVPRTSAAVAEPTEHDPDARGHFGVFGGRYVAEALMAVIEEVTAAYEKARADQEFLDRLDNLQTHYAGRPSPLYEATRLSEHAGGARIFLKREDLNHTGSHKINNVLGQALLAKQMGKTRVIAETGAGQHGVATATACALLGLECVIYMGAVDTARQALNVARMRLLGAEVVSVKSGSKTLKDAINDAFRDWVTNADNTYYCFGTAAGPHPFPVMVRDFQRVIGMEARTQILAQAGRLPDAVTACVGGGSNAIGIFHAFIDDPAVRLIGYEAAGEGVETGRHAATFTGGSPGAFQGSYSYLLQNEDGQTIESHSISAGLDYPGVGPEHAFLKDIGRTEYQPITDVEAMDAFRLLCRLEGIIPAIESAHAVAGAVKLAAELGPGSIIMINLSGRGDKDVETAAKWFGLLDSPAKGDQ from the coding sequence GTGGCTGACACGTCGACGCCGAACGTGCCGCGCACCAGTGCGGCCGTTGCCGAGCCCACCGAACACGACCCCGACGCGCGGGGCCACTTCGGTGTTTTCGGTGGCCGCTACGTGGCCGAGGCGCTGATGGCGGTCATCGAGGAGGTGACGGCCGCCTACGAGAAGGCCCGCGCCGACCAGGAGTTCCTGGACCGTCTCGACAACCTGCAGACCCACTACGCCGGCCGGCCGTCTCCGCTGTACGAGGCCACCAGGCTGAGCGAGCATGCGGGCGGCGCGCGGATCTTCCTCAAGCGCGAGGACCTCAACCACACTGGTTCGCACAAGATCAACAACGTCCTCGGCCAGGCCCTGCTGGCCAAGCAGATGGGCAAGACCCGGGTGATCGCCGAAACCGGTGCGGGCCAGCACGGCGTGGCCACCGCCACCGCGTGCGCACTGCTCGGTCTGGAGTGCGTGATCTACATGGGTGCCGTCGACACCGCACGCCAGGCGCTCAACGTGGCACGGATGCGACTGCTCGGCGCCGAGGTGGTGTCGGTGAAGTCCGGTTCCAAGACGCTCAAGGACGCGATCAACGACGCGTTCCGCGACTGGGTCACCAATGCGGACAACACCTACTACTGCTTCGGTACCGCGGCGGGGCCGCATCCCTTCCCGGTGATGGTTCGCGACTTCCAGCGCGTCATCGGGATGGAGGCGCGGACCCAGATCCTGGCGCAGGCCGGCCGATTGCCGGATGCCGTGACCGCCTGTGTCGGTGGCGGTTCCAATGCCATCGGCATCTTCCACGCCTTCATCGACGACCCCGCCGTTCGCCTGATCGGCTACGAGGCTGCCGGCGAGGGCGTCGAAACCGGCAGGCACGCAGCAACTTTCACCGGAGGTTCGCCGGGCGCCTTCCAAGGCTCGTACTCCTACCTGCTGCAGAACGAAGACGGCCAAACCATCGAGTCGCATTCGATCTCGGCCGGCCTGGACTATCCCGGCGTCGGCCCGGAACATGCCTTCCTCAAGGACATCGGTCGCACCGAATACCAGCCGATCACCGACGTCGAAGCAATGGACGCTTTCCGTCTGCTGTGCCGATTGGAGGGCATCATTCCGGCCATCGAGTCGGCGCACGCGGTGGCCGGTGCGGTCAAGCTGGCGGCCGAGTTGGGCCCCGGTTCGATCATCATGATCAATCTCTCCGGCCGCGGCGACAAGGATGTGGAGACGGCCGCGAAGTGGTTCGGGTTGCTCGACAGCCCGGCCAAGGGGGACCAGTGA
- the trpC gene encoding indole-3-glycerol phosphate synthase TrpC, producing the protein MSSATVLDSIIEGVRADVAAREAIVSLSEVKAAAEAAPPPLDALAALRAPDIAVVAEVKRASPSRGQLANIADPAELARAYQSGGARVISVLTEQRRFHGSLADLDAVRAAVKIPLLRKDFVVCPYQIHEARAHGADMLLLIVAALEQPALESMFERTESLGMTALVEVHTEEEADRALLAGAKVIGVNARDLKTLEVDRDCFARIAPGLPSNVIRVAESGVRGRADLLAYAGAGADAVLVGEGLVTSGDPRAAVADLVTAGAHPSCPKPSR; encoded by the coding sequence ATGAGTTCGGCAACCGTGCTCGACTCCATCATCGAAGGAGTCCGCGCTGACGTTGCCGCACGCGAGGCAATCGTGAGCCTGTCCGAGGTCAAAGCCGCCGCGGAGGCCGCTCCGCCACCGCTGGATGCGTTGGCCGCGCTGCGGGCACCTGACATCGCGGTGGTCGCCGAAGTCAAGCGCGCCAGCCCATCACGCGGACAGCTCGCCAACATCGCCGACCCGGCAGAGCTGGCCCGCGCCTATCAGAGCGGTGGGGCGCGGGTGATCAGCGTGCTGACCGAGCAGCGTCGCTTCCACGGCTCGCTGGCCGACCTCGATGCGGTGCGGGCGGCCGTCAAGATTCCCTTGCTCCGCAAAGACTTCGTCGTCTGCCCGTACCAGATTCATGAGGCCCGAGCCCACGGCGCCGACATGCTGCTGCTGATCGTCGCGGCGCTCGAGCAGCCGGCGCTGGAGTCGATGTTCGAGCGCACCGAGTCGCTGGGGATGACCGCTCTGGTCGAGGTTCACACCGAGGAGGAGGCCGACCGCGCGCTGCTGGCCGGGGCCAAGGTCATCGGCGTGAACGCGCGTGACCTCAAGACCCTCGAAGTCGACCGGGACTGCTTCGCGCGGATCGCTCCCGGTCTGCCGTCGAACGTCATCCGGGTCGCCGAGTCGGGTGTGCGCGGCCGGGCCGACCTGCTGGCCTACGCCGGTGCGGGAGCGGACGCGGTGCTGGTCGGTGAGGGCCTGGTCACCAGCGGTGATCCCCGCGCCGCGGTGGCAGACCTGGTGACTGCGGGAGCCCATCCGTCCTGCCCGAAACCCTCCCGCTGA
- a CDS encoding TIGR02234 family membrane protein: MIRVGQLLLVVAAIGLWVASRLPWVAVTSSDGLGQPKTSTLTGGTWSNALIPMAVLLLAAAIAGLAVHGWGLRVVAVLVALVSLVLGYLGVSLFVMPDIAPRAAELAQVPVMSLVASQRHHLGAGLTLAAAVVALLAAVLLMRSAGSARHTAARYAAPAARRTAAGSGDAGSERGMWDAIDEGHDPTEHDTEGR; the protein is encoded by the coding sequence GTGATCCGCGTCGGGCAGCTGTTGTTGGTCGTCGCGGCGATCGGGCTGTGGGTGGCTTCGCGACTGCCGTGGGTGGCGGTCACCTCGTCGGACGGCCTTGGCCAGCCGAAGACGTCGACGCTGACCGGCGGGACGTGGTCCAACGCCCTGATCCCGATGGCGGTGCTGCTGCTGGCGGCGGCGATCGCCGGTCTGGCGGTGCACGGGTGGGGGCTGCGGGTGGTCGCGGTGCTGGTGGCTCTGGTGAGCCTCGTGCTTGGTTATCTCGGGGTCAGCCTGTTCGTCATGCCCGACATCGCGCCGCGTGCGGCCGAACTGGCCCAGGTCCCGGTCATGTCACTCGTCGCGAGTCAGCGTCATCACCTGGGTGCCGGCCTGACGCTGGCCGCTGCGGTCGTCGCGCTGTTGGCGGCGGTGCTGCTGATGCGTTCGGCTGGGTCGGCACGGCACACTGCGGCCAGATACGCCGCTCCGGCCGCGCGGCGCACCGCCGCCGGAAGTGGGGACGCGGGGTCCGAGCGGGGCATGTGGGATGCCATCGACGAGGGCCATGACCCGACCGAGCACGACACCGAGGGTCGGTGA
- a CDS encoding anthranilate synthase component I, with protein sequence MRDQATPVKARERVWDDVAVHSTLAVTTTRDEFRALAAEHRVVPVTRKVLADSETPLSAYRKLADNRPGTFLLESAENGRSWSRWSFIGAGAPSALTVRDGQAVWLGNTPRDAPTGGDPLQALHRTIELLSTALPAGRSEATRGSTLAGVPPLSGGLVGFFAYDFVRRLERLPELAVDDLGLPEMLLLLATDLAAVDHHEGTITLIANAVNWNGTDERVDWAYDDAVARLDVMTEALGQPLPSTVATFSRPQPEHRSQRTLEEYSAVVERLVKEIEAGEAFQVVPSQRFEMTTRADPIDVYRMLRVSNPSPYMYLLNIPDEAGGTAFSIVGSSPEALVTVQGGWATTHPIAGTRWRGQTEEEDQLLEKELLSDEKERAEHLMLVDLGRNDLGRVCVPGTVRVEDYSHIERYSHVMHLVSTVTGLLAEHRTALDAVTACFPAGTLSGAPKVRAMELIEEVEKTRRGLYGGVVGYLDFAGNADFAIAIRTALMRDGTAYVQAGGGVVADSNGPYEYNEAANKAKAVLTAIAAAETLSAP encoded by the coding sequence ATGCGTGACCAGGCTACGCCGGTCAAAGCACGCGAGCGGGTCTGGGATGATGTAGCCGTGCACTCCACGCTCGCCGTCACCACCACGCGCGACGAGTTCCGGGCGCTGGCCGCCGAACACCGCGTGGTACCGGTGACCCGCAAGGTGCTTGCCGACAGCGAGACGCCGCTGTCGGCGTACCGCAAGCTGGCCGACAACCGGCCCGGGACATTCCTGCTCGAGTCCGCCGAGAACGGGCGCTCGTGGTCGCGCTGGTCGTTCATCGGGGCCGGGGCGCCGTCGGCGTTGACGGTGCGCGACGGCCAGGCGGTCTGGCTGGGCAACACACCCAGGGACGCACCGACGGGCGGCGATCCGCTGCAGGCGCTGCACCGGACCATCGAGCTGCTCTCCACCGCTCTCCCGGCGGGCAGGAGCGAAGCGACTCGGGGATCAACGCTGGCGGGTGTGCCGCCGCTGTCCGGCGGTCTGGTGGGGTTCTTCGCCTACGACTTCGTCCGCCGGCTCGAGCGCCTGCCCGAACTTGCCGTCGACGATCTCGGTCTGCCCGAGATGCTGCTCCTGCTGGCCACCGATCTGGCCGCCGTCGACCACCACGAGGGCACGATCACGTTGATCGCCAACGCGGTGAACTGGAACGGCACCGACGAGCGGGTCGACTGGGCCTACGACGACGCCGTCGCACGACTGGACGTGATGACCGAGGCGCTGGGGCAGCCGCTGCCCTCGACCGTGGCGACGTTCTCCCGGCCCCAGCCCGAGCACCGCTCCCAGCGCACGCTCGAGGAGTACAGCGCGGTGGTGGAGCGGCTGGTCAAGGAGATCGAGGCCGGCGAGGCTTTCCAGGTGGTGCCCTCGCAACGATTCGAGATGACGACCCGAGCTGATCCCATTGATGTCTACCGGATGCTTCGGGTGTCCAATCCGAGTCCGTACATGTATCTGCTGAACATCCCCGATGAGGCTGGGGGAACGGCTTTTTCGATTGTCGGGTCCAGTCCCGAGGCGTTGGTGACCGTCCAGGGTGGTTGGGCCACAACGCATCCGATCGCCGGGACGCGCTGGCGCGGTCAGACCGAGGAGGAAGACCAGCTGCTGGAGAAGGAGCTGCTCTCCGACGAGAAGGAGCGCGCCGAGCATCTGATGCTGGTCGATCTCGGCCGCAACGATCTGGGCCGGGTGTGTGTACCGGGCACGGTGCGCGTCGAGGACTACAGCCACATCGAGCGCTACAGCCACGTCATGCATCTCGTCTCCACCGTCACCGGGCTGCTGGCCGAGCACCGCACCGCGCTGGATGCCGTCACGGCCTGCTTCCCGGCGGGCACGCTGTCGGGGGCGCCGAAGGTGCGGGCGATGGAACTCATCGAGGAGGTCGAGAAGACCCGGCGCGGGCTCTACGGCGGCGTGGTCGGCTATCTGGACTTCGCCGGCAACGCCGACTTCGCCATCGCCATCCGCACCGCGCTCATGCGTGATGGCACCGCCTACGTGCAGGCCGGTGGCGGGGTGGTCGCCGACTCCAACGGCCCCTACGAGTACAACGAGGCCGCCAATAAGGCCAAAGCCGTTCTCACCGCCATCGCTGCCGCCGAGACGCTGAGCGCGCCGTGA
- a CDS encoding peroxiredoxin — protein sequence MKRGDRVADFELPDQTGTARSLTSLLADGPIVLFFYPAAMTPGCTKEACHFRDLAGEFDAVGASPVGISTDAVDKQATFADSQRFDYPLLSDADGAVATAFGVKRGLLGKFLPVKRTTFVIDTDRTVLEVISSEVNMDTHADKALEVLRARKKA from the coding sequence ATGAAACGTGGTGACCGCGTAGCCGACTTCGAACTGCCCGACCAGACCGGCACCGCACGCTCACTGACGAGCCTGCTCGCCGACGGGCCGATCGTGCTGTTCTTCTATCCCGCCGCCATGACCCCGGGATGCACCAAGGAGGCCTGCCACTTCCGCGACCTGGCCGGCGAGTTCGACGCGGTGGGCGCCTCTCCGGTGGGAATCAGCACCGACGCCGTGGACAAGCAGGCCACGTTCGCCGACTCGCAGCGCTTCGACTACCCGCTGCTCTCGGACGCCGACGGCGCGGTCGCCACCGCATTCGGAGTCAAGCGCGGACTGCTGGGCAAGTTCCTGCCCGTCAAGCGCACCACGTTCGTCATCGACACCGACCGCACCGTGCTCGAGGTGATCTCCAGCGAGGTCAATATGGACACCCACGCCGACAAGGCGCTGGAGGTGCTGCGGGCGCGGAAGAAGGCCTGA
- a CDS encoding LysR family substrate-binding domain-containing protein codes for MFVDLSARRALSRRSSRNWAQRHHEVPLRLNAVAAADAADAVRAGAVDVALLRLPADTSGLAVIPLYEEATVVVVPADHLLSAADEVTAADLDGEPMLVPLDHVVDWADAPGCRVDHRPETTEAAMELVAAGLGALVVPQSLARLHHRKDLTYRPITDAPNCAVALAVPDGPQHELVEEFIGIVRGRKPGSSRGQVQQAPKLSAREKTLARQAARAAAGKVARKPGPAKRGRR; via the coding sequence ATTTTCGTAGACCTCTCCGCCCGCAGAGCCTTGAGTCGTCGTTCCTCGCGGAACTGGGCGCAGCGCCATCACGAGGTGCCGCTGAGATTGAATGCCGTCGCCGCGGCGGATGCGGCCGACGCGGTGCGGGCCGGTGCCGTCGACGTGGCGCTGCTACGGCTACCGGCGGACACGTCCGGGCTGGCGGTCATCCCGCTCTACGAGGAGGCAACGGTGGTCGTGGTGCCGGCCGACCACCTTCTCAGCGCGGCCGATGAGGTCACCGCAGCCGACCTCGACGGCGAGCCGATGCTGGTCCCGCTCGACCATGTCGTCGACTGGGCAGACGCCCCCGGCTGCCGCGTCGATCACCGGCCCGAGACCACCGAAGCCGCAATGGAACTCGTCGCGGCGGGGCTGGGCGCGCTCGTCGTTCCGCAGTCACTGGCGCGCCTTCACCACCGCAAGGACCTCACGTACCGCCCGATCACCGACGCGCCCAACTGCGCGGTGGCCCTCGCTGTCCCGGATGGGCCGCAGCATGAGCTCGTCGAGGAGTTCATCGGGATCGTGCGGGGTCGCAAGCCCGGTTCGTCGCGGGGGCAGGTCCAGCAGGCACCCAAACTCAGCGCCCGGGAGAAGACCCTCGCCAGGCAAGCCGCCCGCGCCGCCGCAGGGAAGGTCGCCCGCAAGCCGGGTCCGGCCAAGCGGGGCCGACGCTGA
- the hisI gene encoding phosphoribosyl-AMP cyclohydrolase codes for MTLDPEIATRLKRDVNGLFAAIAQERGTGTVLMVAWMDDEALARTLATREATYYSRSRGEYWVKGATSGHAQHVHSVRLDCDGDAVLLEVDQVGGACHTGDHSCFDADQLLGAE; via the coding sequence ATGACTCTCGATCCGGAGATCGCCACGCGGCTCAAGCGCGACGTCAACGGCTTGTTCGCGGCCATCGCCCAGGAGCGCGGCACCGGCACCGTGCTGATGGTCGCCTGGATGGACGACGAGGCACTGGCCCGCACGCTGGCCACCCGGGAAGCCACCTACTACTCCCGCTCCCGCGGCGAGTACTGGGTCAAAGGCGCGACGTCGGGCCACGCCCAGCACGTGCACAGCGTGCGGCTGGACTGCGACGGCGACGCAGTACTGCTCGAAGTCGACCAGGTCGGCGGGGCCTGCCACACCGGTGACCACAGCTGCTTCGACGCCGACCAGCTTCTCGGCGCGGAGTGA
- the hisF gene encoding imidazole glycerol phosphate synthase subunit HisF: MDVAVRVIPCLDVDAGRVVKGVNFENLRDAGDPVELAAAYDSEGADELCFLDVTASSSGRATMLDVVRRTAEQVFIPLTVGGGVRSVADVDSLLRAGADKVSVNTAAVARPELLAELSRQFGSQCIVLSVDARTVPADGTPTPSGWEVTTHGGRQGTGIDAVEWATRGAELGVGEILLNSMDADGTKAGFDLTMLRAVRKAVTVPVIASGGAGAVGDFAPAVAAGADAVLAASVFHFRELTIGEVKAAMAAEGIVVR; encoded by the coding sequence ATGGACGTCGCGGTGCGCGTGATTCCCTGCCTCGACGTCGACGCCGGCCGGGTGGTCAAGGGAGTGAACTTCGAAAACCTGCGCGACGCGGGCGACCCCGTCGAACTCGCCGCGGCCTACGACTCCGAGGGCGCCGACGAGCTGTGCTTCCTGGACGTCACGGCGTCCTCGTCGGGCCGCGCCACCATGCTCGACGTCGTGCGCCGCACCGCCGAGCAGGTCTTCATCCCGCTGACGGTCGGCGGCGGCGTGCGCTCGGTCGCCGACGTCGATTCACTGTTGCGCGCCGGCGCGGACAAGGTGTCGGTGAACACCGCTGCCGTCGCCCGTCCCGAGCTGCTCGCCGAGCTGTCCCGCCAGTTCGGATCGCAGTGCATCGTGTTGTCGGTCGACGCGCGCACGGTGCCCGCCGACGGCACCCCGACGCCGTCGGGCTGGGAGGTCACCACGCATGGCGGCCGGCAGGGGACCGGGATCGACGCGGTCGAATGGGCAACGCGCGGAGCCGAACTGGGGGTGGGGGAGATCCTGCTCAACTCCATGGACGCCGACGGGACCAAGGCGGGTTTCGACCTCACGATGCTGCGGGCGGTGCGCAAGGCGGTGACGGTACCGGTGATCGCCAGCGGCGGTGCCGGGGCGGTCGGCGATTTCGCGCCCGCCGTGGCGGCCGGAGCCGATGCAGTCTTGGCGGCCAGCGTCTTTCACTTCCGCGAGCTGACGATCGGTGAGGTGAAGGCGGCGATGGCGGCCGAGGGGATAGTGGTGAGATGA
- a CDS encoding inositol monophosphatase family protein has translation MALQSADLEALVAEAAVILDEAAGPFIAGHRADSAVQKKGNDFATEVDLAIERQVVVALESATGIGVHGEEFGGADLDSPLVWVLDPIDGTFNYAAGSPMAAILLGLLRDGEPVAGLTWLPFTDQRYSAVLGGPLYFNGVAQPRIGRGDIAQCVIGVGTFNVDWRGRFPGRYRLAVLENLSRVCSKLRMHGATGIDMAYVGAGILGGAISFGDHIWDHAAGVALVRAAGGVVTDLSGAQWTATSRSALAAAPGVHEHIMEILDRVGSPEDYR, from the coding sequence ATGGCATTGCAGTCGGCGGACCTGGAGGCCCTAGTGGCCGAGGCTGCGGTGATACTCGACGAGGCGGCCGGACCCTTCATCGCCGGGCACCGTGCTGACTCGGCCGTGCAGAAGAAGGGCAACGACTTCGCCACCGAGGTGGACCTGGCCATCGAACGTCAGGTGGTCGTGGCGCTGGAGTCGGCCACCGGCATTGGCGTGCACGGCGAGGAGTTCGGCGGCGCTGACCTCGATTCGCCGCTGGTCTGGGTGCTCGACCCGATCGACGGCACGTTCAACTACGCGGCCGGCTCACCGATGGCGGCCATCCTGCTGGGCCTGCTGCGCGACGGCGAACCGGTGGCAGGGCTGACGTGGCTGCCGTTCACCGATCAGCGGTACAGCGCGGTCCTGGGTGGGCCGCTGTACTTCAACGGGGTGGCGCAGCCGCGGATCGGTCGCGGTGACATCGCGCAGTGCGTCATCGGCGTCGGCACCTTCAACGTCGACTGGCGCGGCCGGTTCCCGGGCCGCTACCGGCTGGCGGTCTTGGAGAACCTCAGCCGGGTCTGCTCGAAACTTCGGATGCACGGGGCCACGGGCATCGACATGGCCTATGTCGGCGCTGGAATCCTCGGCGGGGCAATCAGTTTCGGCGACCACATCTGGGACCATGCGGCCGGGGTGGCGCTGGTCCGGGCGGCCGGTGGCGTCGTCACCGATCTGTCCGGTGCGCAGTGGACGGCGACGTCGCGCTCGGCTCTGGCCGCGGCCCCGGGTGTGCACGAGCACATCATGGAGATCCTGGATCGAGTCGGCTCCCCGGAGGACTACCGGTAA
- the priA gene encoding bifunctional 1-(5-phosphoribosyl)-5-((5-phosphoribosylamino)methylideneamino)imidazole-4-carboxamide isomerase/phosphoribosylanthranilate isomerase PriA, whose amino-acid sequence MALILLPAVDVVEGRAVRLVQGKAGSETEYGSALDAAMTWQRDGAEWIHLVDLDAAFGRGSNRELLAEVVGALDVKVELSGGIRDDDSLKAALATGCARVNIGTAALENPQWCAAAIAEYGDKVAVGLDVQILDGEHRLRGRGWETDGGDLWQVLERLDSEGCSRFVVTDVTKDGTLTGPNLDLLEGVAECTDAPVIASGGVSSLEDLRAIATLSDCGVEGAIVGKALYAGRFTLPEALAAVSR is encoded by the coding sequence GTGGCGCTGATTCTTCTTCCCGCCGTCGACGTGGTCGAGGGCCGGGCGGTGCGTCTGGTCCAGGGCAAGGCCGGCAGCGAGACCGAATACGGCTCGGCGCTGGACGCCGCCATGACCTGGCAGCGTGACGGTGCCGAGTGGATCCACCTGGTCGATCTGGATGCCGCGTTCGGCCGCGGTTCCAACCGCGAGCTGCTGGCCGAGGTCGTCGGCGCGCTGGATGTCAAAGTCGAACTGTCCGGCGGGATCCGCGACGACGACTCGCTCAAGGCTGCCCTGGCCACCGGCTGCGCCCGGGTCAACATCGGCACGGCCGCGCTGGAGAATCCGCAGTGGTGCGCGGCGGCGATCGCCGAATACGGCGACAAGGTTGCCGTCGGCCTCGACGTGCAGATCCTCGACGGCGAGCACCGGCTGCGCGGCCGCGGCTGGGAAACCGACGGCGGTGACCTCTGGCAGGTGCTCGAACGCCTCGACAGCGAGGGCTGTTCGCGATTCGTCGTCACCGACGTCACCAAGGACGGCACCCTGACCGGGCCCAATCTGGATCTGCTCGAGGGTGTCGCCGAATGCACGGACGCACCCGTCATCGCTTCCGGCGGGGTGTCCAGCCTGGAGGACCTGCGCGCCATCGCGACGCTCTCCGATTGCGGTGTGGAGGGCGCGATCGTCGGGAAGGCCCTCTACGCGGGCCGATTCACGCTGCCGGAGGCTTTGGCAGCGGTGAGCCGGTAA
- the hisH gene encoding imidazole glycerol phosphate synthase subunit HisH: MTNKSVVVLDYGSGNLRSAQRALERVGAEVEVTADPQRAANADGLVVPGVGAFEACMTGLRGIGGDRIIADRVATGRPVLGVCVGMQILFARGVEFGVESVGCGQWPGSVTRLDAPVIPHMGWNVVEAAPGSLLFKGLDAGTRFYFVHSYAALKWEGAPDALLTWATHHVRFLAAVEDGPLSATQFHPEKSGDAGAALLANWVEGL; the protein is encoded by the coding sequence GTGACAAACAAATCCGTTGTTGTCCTGGACTACGGTTCGGGCAACCTGCGCTCGGCGCAGCGGGCGCTGGAACGCGTCGGCGCCGAGGTCGAGGTCACCGCGGACCCGCAGCGTGCGGCGAACGCCGACGGACTCGTGGTACCCGGCGTCGGGGCGTTCGAGGCGTGTATGACGGGCTTGCGGGGGATCGGCGGCGACCGCATCATCGCCGACCGGGTCGCCACCGGACGGCCGGTGCTCGGCGTGTGCGTGGGCATGCAGATCCTGTTCGCCCGTGGCGTGGAGTTCGGGGTGGAGTCGGTGGGCTGCGGGCAGTGGCCCGGGTCCGTCACACGACTCGACGCACCAGTCATCCCGCACATGGGCTGGAACGTCGTCGAGGCCGCGCCGGGAAGCCTGCTGTTCAAGGGTCTCGATGCCGGCACCCGGTTCTATTTCGTGCACTCCTACGCGGCACTGAAGTGGGAGGGCGCACCCGATGCGCTGCTGACCTGGGCCACCCATCACGTGCGGTTCCTGGCCGCCGTCGAGGACGGTCCGCTGTCGGCGACACAATTTCATCCGGAGAAGAGTGGCGACGCCGGGGCGGCGCTGCTCGCGAATTGGGTTGAGGGGCTGTAA
- the hisB gene encoding imidazoleglycerol-phosphate dehydratase HisB — MTAVATSTRRARVERKTQESDIVVELDLDGAGDVRVDTGVPFFDHMLTALGTHASFDMTVTARGDVDIEGHHTIEDTAIVLGTALGQALGDKKGIRRFGDAFIPMDEALAHAAVDLSGRPYFVHTGEPEFMVEFTIAGSAVPYHTVVNRHVFESIAFNARIALHVRTLYGRDPHHITEAQYKAVARALRQAVEPDPRVAGVPSTKGAL, encoded by the coding sequence ATGACCGCCGTGGCGACCTCGACCCGCAGAGCGCGGGTCGAGCGCAAGACCCAAGAGTCCGACATCGTCGTCGAGCTCGACCTCGACGGCGCCGGCGACGTCCGCGTGGACACCGGCGTTCCGTTCTTCGACCACATGCTGACCGCGTTGGGCACCCACGCCAGCTTCGACATGACCGTCACCGCCCGCGGTGACGTCGACATCGAGGGCCACCACACCATCGAGGACACCGCGATCGTGCTGGGCACCGCACTGGGCCAGGCGCTCGGTGACAAGAAGGGCATCCGCCGCTTCGGTGACGCGTTCATCCCGATGGACGAGGCCTTGGCGCACGCCGCCGTCGACCTGTCCGGCCGGCCGTACTTCGTGCACACCGGGGAGCCCGAGTTCATGGTCGAATTCACCATCGCCGGGTCGGCCGTGCCTTACCACACCGTGGTCAACCGCCACGTCTTCGAGTCGATCGCCTTCAACGCCCGCATCGCGCTGCATGTGCGCACCCTCTACGGCCGCGACCCGCACCACATCACCGAGGCGCAGTACAAGGCGGTGGCCCGTGCGCTGCGGCAGGCTGTCGAACCCGATCCCCGGGTGGCCGGTGTGCCATCCACCAAAGGCGCCCTGTGA